ACTCGGATTATTATCATCTTGAAGGAATAAAATGCAGCACGGGGGCTTTTGGGATTCAACACGATGCTTCCAGGGCTCCAGATACTCCAGTGCTGATGCTGAAAACTGGGAAGGCATTCCCTCCAGCGAGACAGCCACTACATCACACAGGACCCGTGTGAGGGAACAATGATGTAcagctggccttggggcactctTTGCAGCTCGATTGGCCTCCCTGGCAGAAGAATAACCGAGAGTTTATTGCCTCTCTTCCAGTGATCTTTACTCCCAGCTGTTTTCTCAGGGAGGCCTGGATCCCCATACCTCATCTGAAGAGCCACGAGCTGCTGGTGAGGCACTGGTGAGGCCCTGAGTTGGTTCCTGGGCACTGAGGCGCTGGTTCCTGGGACAGGGCTCGGCTCTCACAGGGGAAATCCTGCCCCACCTCTGTCCAAAGCAGAGCACGATGTCTGGGAcctctttttccctcttcctgcaGGTGCactgagctcctggagcagcaccagcaccttCAGCCTCAGCACCCAACCATCCCAAATAGAGAGCATCCATGTACTCACTCCTTCACACCAcatccccttccccagcaccaaaCACCCAGCGCACCTGCGTCTCAATGCTGCACCTGGGCAAAGCCCCTGCAAGGGGTCCAAGAGCCCATTTCTGACATAAATCCCACCTgcctgggcaggagaaagagaaaaagagcccCTTCATGCCAAAAGTTGGTGATTCCTAGCTCCTGGTGCTGTTTACAGAGGGCAAAGGTGAGGTGGTGGCAGGTGATTTTTTGCCCCtttccctggccctgctgcaaACAGCCTGATTGCTTCGATTGCTACAATTCCTCTGTcattaaaatgtaaatgaaaacagacacaaaaACAATCTGAATTTCCAGCCGAGTTGCTCTTGCTTAATATTCTACCCCGAAGGGGGATGTGCGGAAGCAACAACATTTCAAAGGGAATCATTAAAGAAGGGAGGCTCAAACTGCGTTTCCATCAGATACCACGGCAGGGCCCGGCACTCGGGGTCCCGCCCAGCCCAACGCTGCTGGAAAGGACGAGCAGGAAACGAGTCCGGGAAAACGAAACTCCAAGGTGAGGAGGATGCTCACACGGAGCCGGGCTGTGCTGCTCACACCGTTCCGGAGTGAGGAGGATGCTCACACTGAGCTGGGCTGTGATGCTCCCATCCCAGCGTGgtccagctctggctgtggtGCTCCAGGTTCGTATTTCCAGCTGCAGTGATCAGGCTGGGATGATGCCCCAGATTTTAACACATTCCAAGGTTTTAGAAATACCCTGGAAGGGCATCAAGGTTTGCAATGGGTCCTGACACCTCAGCAGTGCAAGGTAGGGGGAAGATCCTGGTATTCCAAATCCTGCCTCGCACCTTGTCCACCCCGAGCTCTTGGCactggtgctgctctgctctgtttcaAGCAGAAATTTCTTCTGTACTTATTCTGCCAGTGTGAGGcagttaaaatgaaatataaaacatCAGGGAGTGAGAATAGCCTGAAAAATCCTGTGAATGGTGGTTCTGTCCCAGTGGATGCTGCTGGAACAGGAGGGATGCACCAAGGCTCAGGGCCACACGTGAACTCCCAGGATTTGCCTCCAACCCTCCACTTCCCACTGGTCATGGccactgcaggaaaaaggagCTTGGATGGACAAGGAGGAGCTCTCTGAGGAGAGactggagcagcaggacagagctgccctgctcctcaccACCCTCCTGGACCTCCCAGACAGGGGCAGGTGCTCCCAGCACGGTGGCACATATGGATCCTATAAGGGCTGAGCTCATCTCTCCGGGCAGCCTCACTCCTCTGTgccccagggagcagcctgggagggaTGGTGACAGTGGGACACGGGGTGCCCAgggggtgggacccctcaccaCACTGGGTGTGACATCTGGGGTGAAGGGAGCTGTGTTCACCTTCCCAGCTGAGAGCAAGGAAAGCCCTTTTCCCACTGCAAACCAAACGTGGGATCTGGAAGTCTTTGAGACACAATAAACAAGGGATCCTGGGGTGCTTTAAGTGTGTCCCCATCTGGATCTCTGGATAATGGCCTGAGgtgattaattttcttttgtactttCATTGCATCAGTTATCACAtcattctattttatttttaaagacttttttttaagcCCACAAAACACTGGAAAGGGTTAGAGTGGATTCCAATTACAAGGTAAAATATTTCCCTCCAAAGCTTCCTAAATACTCGCTTTTGGTTTGATGCCATTATTTTAACTTTCAAAGCAAGGCAACGTTTGCCAAACCCTGCTTTGTGCAGTAAAACTGGCCCAGCGTCACAGGGATTTGatataatagtaataataaactTTCAGAGGAGGCCTTAAAACCAGAAGGGCGGTGGGTCAGGCATGGGAATTCAGACTTGGAAGCCGTGGGGTCCCCATAGCTCAGATCCCCCATGCTGGGGGGAGCCCCAAGGTGCTCCAGGTTTCTGCTTGGACCAGTGGCTGGCTCCAGATCCTGCTGATGGCATTCCCACCGACCTGGGGGTGTTTGGGACTCCTGAGAGCCAAGTTAATCCCTCTGTGAGGTGAGAATTCAGCCCCTTTGTGGATGTTTGGCAATCCCTGAGGATGGGGAAATCCCTGGCATGGAGTCCTGGGTCAGatccctgtcccagcccgtGGCACCCATCCCACCTGAACTGCACCCACAAGTGTCAGGTTGTCCTGGGGGTGGGACTCTGCCCCCTCCAAGCTGGCTTGGGCTCAACCCTGCAGCATTTTGTGTCTTTATTGGTTTTCCCCTCCGCAATTGGTCGGGTTTTTAATTAATTCCCAAATCTCATTTGGGGCACGGGAGCAGGGGGTGGAAAAGCTCTGTCTGAAGTTGATTTTGCAAATCAGTTCTGGCCATCTCCAGCCAGGTCCTGGGGCAGGAGCATCAGGCTCCCAATAAGCAGGGAGGAAGCCTCTTGTTGCCAGAGCATATCCACCTCTTTGATGTGCTCCCACAGttattctttcatttcttgAGCAAATAATCTGGATTTTCACAATATTTACCttggaaataattatttgtgTAAAGCATTTGACCAAGACAAACAGAGAATCTCTCCGTCTCGCTgcggggctgggagggctcATGTTCCCCCAAAGCTGAGGGAGCACGGGCTCCATGGAAAGTGGTGAGAAATGGGCTCAGAGAGGAGCACCCCACATCCTGTGGAACCCCCGAGGGTTTGGATAAATCTCCCAGCACGGATGAGGATGGAAAAATGTGGCCACTCCGCCCTTCGTGCCTTGCTGTGTGTGTACATGGATCCCTGAATGGCATCCCTGGATTCCCAGAGACTCAgaggctggaaaagagaagcagGAAAGGGTGGGGGGAAAGGTGAGAGAGGTTCaaagggctgctccagcctcggGTTTTCATCTCTGGTTAATCTCTCGGAAGCCTGAGGCAAAGTCACCTTCGGGTCACCACTCAGGTGTTGTTATCTGCCACCCCATCACCCCCATCACCCGGAGCTGCCCCCGgcctccccagcagcagagccggAGGGCAGGGTGCCGGGAATGCGGGAATCTGGGAATGCGGGAATCTGGGAATGTGAGAATTCGGGAATCCGGGAATCTGGGAATCCGGGGATCCGGGAATTCAGGAATGCGGGAATCTGGGAATCAGGGAATGCAGGAATGCGGGAATCTGGGAATCCGGGGATCCAGGAATCTGGGAATGCGGGAATTCAGGGATCTGGGCATGCGGGAATGCGGGAATCTGGGAATCCGGGAATTCGGGAATCTGGGAATGCGGGAATGCGGGAATCTGGCAATCCGGGAATCTGGGAATATGGTAATCCGGGAATCCGGGAATTCGGGAAtccgggaattcgggaatgcGGGAATCCAGAAATCCGGGAATCCGGTCCCCCCGGTTCCCCTGGGGCCGAAGGTGAATCCTGCACTcagcctgcagcccagctgccccGCGGGAGcgagggagcagcagcacacaccGCTGGTTGAAAACACCTGGGAAAACTGAGCCTGGACGAACGGCCAGCGCTGGCACAGCGCTGCTGGCCCAGCAGGGCAGCAAGGccagggaggcagggatgggaggaggGTGCCAACAGCTGTGCCCTCCACCTGCCATTCACCCACAGTCCCGCCTGGACAAacatgtatatttatatttgtattttctatttctatttctatttctatttctatttctatttctatttctatttatttttatttttatttttatttttatttttatttttattaatttatagttatagttatagttataattagttatagttatagttatagttatagttatagttagttatagttatagttatagttatagttatagttatagttagttatagttatagttatagttatagttatagttatagttatagttatagttatagttatagttatagttatgcATGCTCCAGCCCCCGTGGCGAGCACAGagtggctgctcccagcccggcAGCCTGGGTTagggaaagaaaggaacaaATCCAGCTGGGCTCCTTCAGCTCCAAGGCTTTTATTAAGGTGTTAACAGGTCTGGGATACGACAGAGGCAGCAGACGCCGGACACGAGCGAgcagaagggaggggagggcagcACGAGCCTTGCAGGAAGCTGCCAGCATCctccagcactggcacaggttgcttTGAGCTGAGTGCACCCTTTACCACTAAGATGTCCTTTTTGGAAGAGGATTTTTGTGGCactggcagcagccccagggggagcagagcccagctgtgccccacatggggcaggaggaggctggTGCTGCCCCTGGCCCGTGGGGCACTGGTGGGCTTGGCCACAGTTGTTTATCCACAGTGCAGGAGCATCTGGTGGGTGCCAGGATCCTGCCAGGTTCTGCTGCCCGCTGGGGTCCTGGTGAAGCAGCTCCTCGGATGGCAGGAAGCAGTTTGGCTGGGAGGAATCTCTGGAATCCCTCACCACCCTCCTTTGCAGGTGAGAAATGGAATCAGTGCCTGGCTTTGCTTGGCAAGGGGGGCAGGATGGGGAGTGCAGACCCCTCTGGCTGAGCCCTCACtgcccactgctgctcctccacGTCACAACTTAAATGGAATGTGTGTCCTGTGGATacacagcaaagcacagcaaacacacagcagctcctcttccATCTCTAGGTAAGACAATTGTTCTTTGGGTTCTGTGTACAGCTCTCACTGGATAAAATGCcgattcaaaaaaaaaaaaaatgtttgttccCAAATgataaattaatataaacacCAACACCACAAGTTCATGAGCAGCTTTGGGATCATGCACTGAGAGCATCACCCACAGCAGACAGAcatgcacatacacacagacCTAAATTAACTTTTCTCTAATACTGCCATTAAAAACATATATAGTGTTGGATCATTTGACTTAAATTTAGTTTCCAGCATTCTGAAGTCACTtttcagaatgattttttttctctctcacagCCCAGGACACCTCACTCTCACCAACAAGCCACCTTTaccaggggctgggctgtggctgcagggatgcACTGGTGCAGGAGGGATGTGGGCATGCAGCACGTGCTGGAAGTGctttgcccagggaggtttagaagcttcactgccctggggccatcactgctggcagctccagcacgGCCATCCTGGCACTGGCTGGCTAAGCCAGGCTCAACAATGGCCTAGAGCAGGTTTAAAGATGAGCCTGGTCACCTCAGGCTCATCAAACCCCATGGTCCTGAGgtgggcccagcccagtgccaccccagacCTGGCTGCAGGACCAAACAAATGGAAGATGGAGATTAACTCTTCAGGGACTCTTGGATGTGTTGGAgagctctggaaagggcagggTGGGCACCCAGGGCCGTGGTGAGCGCTTGGCACAGGATGGGGATGCCACCAGCCAACACCACACCATCCGGAGGgtgagggctgggctgggctgcgcCGGTGGCGCCTCAGGGCCCGGGAGCAGCCGCAGCAGCGACGCAGGCTGGGCCCTGCTGCATGCAGCGGATGAGCTCCTTGCGGTTATCCAGGATGGTGTCGAAACTCTCCTGCAGCCGGTTCTGCTGGTCCACCACTCTCTGCTGCAGGCCGTGGATCCAGCGCAGCAGGGCCAGGCGCCGGTACATCACCAGCTGGATGTGgtgcttctccttctcctgctccttgaAGCGCTCCTTGTCCTGGAGGTGCTGCACGGCCTCTGCCAGCGCCGGGAAGAGGCTCCCCAGCTCAGGGGGGCTCTCGGCTCGGGGGGCAGAGGCGGGAGGGTCCCAGGtggtgctgcaggtgctgtCGGGGCTGTCgatgctgagggagctgctggcGTAGCCGTTGTCCTCTGCAGGGGAGCTCGGGGGCTTCGCACACCCCCCGGCCGCCTCCTCAGCAGGGCTCTGTCCCCCTGCCCCGCTGACCTCCGCTCCCTCGGGGGGGCTGCGCACCCCCTGCTCGGGGTGCGTGTCGCCCAGGCCCGGGGCGGTGTCCCTGAGCCGGCCCTGGACCATCTGTCTCTGCATTAATAACAGCAGATTATCAGACGGATTTGCGGTGTTTTCGCTCCGGCTGGAGCCCTCCTCTGCCTGGCTCCAGTTCTCGTTGCTGTCACACACCTCTCCCACGAAGTTGGAGTTGGAGTCCGGCCCATGTCCCGCCCCGGGGAGGGCCGTGCCCAGCGCTGGGCCCCCCCGGCCCTGCCGGAACGGGGCGTTTGCTGGGCAGACAGCAAACATCTCACCTCTGTCCTGCCTGCAAGAGAGACACGGAGCCGTGACAGCCTGTGGGCACCTGGGCTGGCACcaccagagctcagggcagcaccagtggGGAAAAACACGCTCACTGCTTTATTTACCTCTTTAAAGGTACTGGATCTATCATGGGGTCAGTGAGTGATCCTGGGTGTGTTTGGCTGTTGCTCTCAGCATGGCCCCATGCAacatcatggaatcatggaatggatTGTGTTGAAGAGGTGTTAAAACTCATTTAGTTCCCCCTCCTTGTCATTGGCAGGTATGCCACCCATCTAAGGGCATCTTCCCACCTGATGCAGAAGCTCAAGGAGCCacctcccatcccatccatcttCCCTGAGAGCTCCAGTCCAAGCCCAtgctcctgcagcatcccttgGGTGATGCCAAAGGGCATCACAAGGCACAGGCACGCAGCTGCAcgtgctgctggcagcatttGGGCTGTGGCTGATGCAATTAATTCCATGCTGGTGAAGGTGTGCTTGGAAGGAGATGCTTCCCCAACAGCAATAAGTCTTTCAGCAGCTGAGActgcctgggctcctctgcACAACCTCTGTCACCAGCCCTGCACCAGGGTGGGGGGCTGGCCTCTGCCTGTACCCAAACTCGTGACCCCattgtccttctctgcagaacTGGGAGCAGACTGGCCCAGAAAGGGAATGGTTATCCAGGCGTTCCTTGCCGGGTCACTGGCAGCGAGAGGCGCTCTCCAAGCCCTCTCCTACAGGGACGCGCTCATCGCAGGGAACGCATCGGGTGGCCCGGGCTGACCCCGGCCAGCAGCGGGGCACCAGCAGGGGGGCAGGACCCCAGCTCAGGGTGCTGCCAGAGGCCTGgaaccccgggacccccgcagTGACATCTGCTCGGTCCAGGGCTGGGTGACACCCCCACAGAACCGCTGCACCCCACACAAGAGCCGCACCCCatcgccggggccgggctgctTGCGGGGGGATGCGCGGGCAGGGTGGGAGCGAGCCGGGGAGCAtcccggccccgcacggccccgcacggccccgcacggccccgcggAGCCCCCGGGGTCCCAGCCCCGCAGGGGGGTCCCCCTGAACCCGCACAGCCCCCGCGCAGCCCCCCTGAACCCGCACCCGACCAGCGGCGacccccgggagccgccgctccgctccgctcgccccgcccggccccgagCACTCACCGCCCCGGTCCGGCCCTgctgcggccccggccccggccccggccccggccccggccccggccccggccccggctccgtGCGCCGCCGCGCCGCGGGTGGGAGCGGGAGCGGAAGCGGCCCCGCGTGGGGAGGTGTCACGGCCGCACTTCCGACAGCGCCGGCGGGGCtgctgggggggacagggatgctgggggggacagggatgctGAGGGGGGATAGGGAtgctgggggggacagggatgctgagaggggacagggatgctggggggggacagggatgctGGGGGGGGATAGGGATGCTGAGGGGGGACAGGGATGCTGGGGGGGGATAGGGATGCTGAGGGGGGATAGGGATGCTggggggggacagggatgctggggggggacagggatgctTGGGGGGGATAGGGATGCTGAGGGGGGACAGGGATGTTGGGGGGGGACAGAGATACCgtgggggggacagggatgctGGGGGGGGACAGGGGTGCTTGGGGGGGATAGGGATGCTGAGGGGGGACAGGGATgctgagaggggacagggatgctgAGGGGGGATAGGGATGCTggggggggacagggatgctgaggggggacagggatgctggagggggacagggatgctgggggggaaaagggatgctggggggggacagggatgctGGAGGGGGACAGAGATACTGTGGGGGGGATAGGGATGCTGAGGGAGGACAGGAATGCTGAGGGGGGACAGAGATGCTTGGGGGGATAGGGATGCTGAGGGGGAAACAGGGATGCTGGGAGAATCAGGGATGCTCACGGAGAGTGGGTATGCTTGGGGAGAACGAGGATGCCCAGGGGGGTGACCGGGCTCTCGGGGCCGCCCGGTCCTGCCCGGTGCcccccgctgccgcccgcccCCGGCTGCCGTGACTGTGTGCAACCCTATGGGTCCATGTTCATCCACAGCATCCCTGGAGAAAATCCCGCCCTTGTCCTCCACGAaaggagggaaaggggaaaagtcccACCCGTGTCAGGGAGAAGGAACTGGAGCCTCCCGGCACGCACAGGCGGCGCTGGGTGGGTGCCGGTGGGAGCTCCCCGACACGGGCGGGGTGGCTGGATTGGGATTCTCTGGCTCCTTCCCACCGGCCCGTGGGTCCCGTGAGGCTCAGCAGGTCCCCGTGGGGATGGGAACAGTGCTCAGTGGGTTCTTTATTCCCCTCGCCCGGAGCCGGGGTGTCCGcgctgggaaaggaaaaggctcAGGAACATCAAACGGTTCCCACGAGCCCCCCCCGGCGCGGGGTCACATGAAGCACCGGGAATGTCTCGGGAGATAAAGGAGCtttgtggggctgggagaggcggTGGGGGCAGCCACATCCAGCCCAAACACCCCCAGAGATGCCCCGGGCGGGGATGGTCCCATCTCCTGCCGGATCAGCCGATGTGCCCTTCCCTGCCATCCTGTGCGAGCTCTGCCATAGACACGGCACgagcagagcagcctcagcctcCACAGCCCAAACCAGGCTGGGCTCGGCTCCTCTCACCTGCCCCGGGGGGGAAGGAGCGATGGAGGTGCTTTCAGGGTGGGCAAAGATccttttgaaagctctgaatTGCTGGAGGTGGGATGTAGGGACAGATGACATGGTGAGGGTTTGGAGCAGTGGAAGATGTGAGTGATAAATAAGTTGTTTCAATTTCTCATCTTGCCTGACAGGCCCCTTGacagcctctcctgctcctggctgctccaaagGCTTCGACAGCTCCATGGAGGAGCAGTCAGAGGGGCAGGACCAAGAGCTGTAACTGGGACAcgggctgcagctccaggagaagCCTGGGGTTAAAAGAACCAACCCTTCCtgtggcacaggaaaggcaggagcTGACTCAGGCACCTGGGAATGGGCAGGACAGAAACAGGAGTTTGGGCACACAATGGGCTCAGCTCAGCCTTtgctttgtgctgctctgggcttCACTCCCACCATGGCCTGAACTCAGAGTGAAATTTTCATCActgagagcacagagggaatTTTGATCCATTCAGGGACATTCTCCCCAGTTCACTGTGAGGTAAAAACAGGACCTTTCCATCTCAGGTTTAGATTtcaacagcacagaaaaccgTGAGTTTGGCTCCAGGGCAGAACAGGGTTTGCTCCTCTCTCAGCTTTGCTTGTCCCCACCCCAGGAATCCCCACATGCCAATGGGTGCCAGTGTGCTGGATCTGCTGCCAACctgctgccctggccctggctccactggtttggggggtttggggttcctCCCCCAACTGACAGCCATGGTAGGAGCTAGGGAAGTTCTGGGGTCACAGAGGGATCCAGAAGCAGTGTTTTTAGGGGTCTGTCTCACTGGGATTTTGCACTGGTGCAGCTCAGGTTGAGCCCAGCTCTCGGGATTGTCTGTGTCTGATGGAAACCAGCAGGATTTTCTGTAAAAACAGCTCAATTCCTTTGCCAGCCAGTGTTCCCCCACGCCCAGCTGTCACTATCTGCCAGGACCTGCCTGTGAGGACACTGTGGGGAACCCCAGAGCAGAGAATCCCAGTTTGGAGCACAGGATAGAGGGGACAGGGTGACTCAGGTCTTGTCCTCTCGGGGACAGTGGGAAAGGGAATGTTTGGAAGTGGAGGGGGCTTAGTGATGGACTTCCCCCACTTTGttccagaaataaattaaaagctcTCCAtccaggaaattaaaaataatttaagaaggCTGAACACAGGACTTGTTGCAGTGGGGTTTTGGAGCTGGGGATCCTGGGCTTGGAAGGGAGAAGGGTGCTGGGGTGGCCCACTGGAGCTTCTCCAGGAGGCACTGGCATCAATTACTCCACCAGGGCCATTCCCTGGGGCCCAGGTGCTGTGCCCttccctgtcctggctggggGAGCCTCTGTGACCTTGCACCAGCACAGACCTGCTGCCGTCACAGGGATGTGCCAGAGATGACAGCCTGGCACTGGCCATGGTGGGAGTGATGCTTCAATCCCAGGGCCCATCTCCCCAGTCCCCGTGCCCATCCTGCCatctgcttctcatctgcctcACGTCCTGCTAACCGTGCAGCGTGTCACAGGCTTCCAACCAAACTGGTCCCAGAAGAGCCCTGGCACTtggccctgtgcccacacgacACCGGCCCTGTGtcatgtgggaatccagagcttccctctggctgccctggcaggtctgggaccctggcagggctcaggaacccccctggacagagcccccagagacactggctgtgatctctggccatggaaaagagtttccaatctcacaggatgaattaccagctctgagggtttgatatgagcaataattaagtgtggcatgggtgcaaaagtaaaattttaggattctagatgaggggtccaaaggggacaagatggaggaaattgggtgtgccttgtcctttttctccttcttcatgccctccaggtttcactgtggtgttggcatttttctgttggttcaggctggggacacactgtccaacgtaggtgacagatattggcacgttcttgtaaatccagcccagggagtttctggtattgaatgtgtcctgggttgtaagataagcttgtattccatttgccatctgtcgaaggcgaaccggttggacaggttttttgttatctctctcagagacaatggtttgtgtatacaccttcgactgattcaatgaagggggtcccacccagaggggggaagcagctctctccctcttcttcgcgggactccgagagaagcagctctccctcttcttcgcgggactccgagagaagcagctctctctctctctctctgcgcgggattcccggggaaagcagctctctctctctctcttcgcgggattcctggggaagcagctctctctcgctctctcttcggcggcactcgcagcgaagcagccggcgcgttgagccgacggcggcggagctcagaggcaaccccggcgcagaggaagaccggccccactgccaccagatcttcagagggaaactatacccttctagagatcaccactgcagctacaattcaccagccactgcaagggaagcaaattgtcccagtagaactgatactggcaccccgcaggttctggactttttttttttctttcactggttttgtttgtaccgattgcatttgcctttttaaattgttgtctagttttctcctagtaaagaattgttactcccactcccatatctttgcctgagagcctttgatactggcaccccgcaggttctggactttttttttttctttcactggttttgtttgtaccgattgcatttgcctttttaaattgttgtctagttttctcctagtaaagaattgttactcccactcccatatctttgcctgagagccttttaatttaaagatcctcgtaattcagagggaggggggtttgccgttctccattgcacaggaggctttgccctctttcacagactcctgtcttgtcgaaccaagacagaatttggcgcccaacgtggggcccgagggcattgagagggaaaaaaggattaacagttcttaagtaatttggttttgttgtgtgtaaaaacatcttcag
This is a stretch of genomic DNA from Lonchura striata isolate bLonStr1 chromosome 26, bLonStr1.mat, whole genome shotgun sequence. It encodes these proteins:
- the C26H1orf216 gene encoding UPF0500 protein C1orf216 homolog, whose product is MFAVCPANAPFRQGRGGPALGTALPGAGHGPDSNSNFVGEVCDSNENWSQAEEGSSRSENTANPSDNLLLLMQRQMVQGRLRDTAPGLGDTHPEQGVRSPPEGAEVSGAGGQSPAEEAAGGCAKPPSSPAEDNGYASSSLSIDSPDSTCSTTWDPPASAPRAESPPELGSLFPALAEAVQHLQDKERFKEQEKEKHHIQLVMYRRLALLRWIHGLQQRVVDQQNRLQESFDTILDNRKELIRCMQQGPACVAAAAAPGP